The genome window GTAAGCCGCCTGATACTGGAGCAGAAAGCCACCATCATCGTAGATCACATCAGTTACAACGAGATAGAGGGAAGCTACGATTCGGCCATCTTTACGGAGGAGAAACATACCTCGCTCGACAAGGCTTACCAAGGCAGGAAGAGCATCGTGGATTATGTGTTTACCGATGGAACGGCAAAGCAGAGTGTGGAGCGCAAGTTTGTAGAAGACCTCGATACGAGTACCGACGTTGCCGTATATGCCAAGTTGCCAAAAGGCTTCCACATTCCTACCCCTGTGGGCAATTATTCTCCCGACTGGGCGATAGCATTCAAGGATGGTGCCGTGAAGCATGTCTATTTCGTAGCCGAAACCAAGGGCAGCATGTCAACCCTCGATTTGCGAGGCATAGAAGATGGCAAGATAGCCTGTGCCGACAGGCTCTTCGAGCAACTCTCAGGTTCGGGCATCTACTATCATAAGGTAACCAACTACGACGACTTGATGGAATGGGTGAAGTAATTCGTAATGTTAAATGTTATCGCCTCCTCTTTCACCATCTACGCCTTCGAAGCCTTGAAGGCGGAACTGGAGAAAGAGGAGGAAGTGCGCTTTATCTTTTTTTGGATGATTTCAACACCACCCAACTGAATTGATAGAGGGGCATTTCTCTTCCTCTGCATTTGTCTTGCCTTGCCTGTTATCTCCATATTGTTGAGTGGATAGCCCAGTCTCAAACACTCGAATATCGCTTCGGTCGCTATCTGCCTGTACTTTTCGCTCAGGCTCATAACATATTGCAGGGCGTTCCGTCCATCTCTTAAATATATAGTCGATAATTTTTCTTCCATAACTCTTCATTATTATAGTTTTTGCTGCAAATTTACGAATACGCAAAATGTAGCCATGATGGTAGCTGAGGATATGTGCAAAAATAGTCATACAAAAAAATAAAAAATCCCTGCCATAGGAAGCCTTTCCTACAGCAGGTATTTTTCTATTGGGAATCGTCAAGAATGACTTAACTGTCAATTCTTAATCACTAATAAATAATCACTAAACATTATTTATACTCGCCCCAAGCCTTGATGTCGATATCCTCCAGCTTGGTGGTGCAGAATGCATAGATGAATGCACTCGCCAAACGGCTGTTGGTAATCAATGGCACGTTCAGGTCGATGGCTGCACGACGAATCTTGTAACCATTGCTCAACTCGCTGCTGGTCAAGTTCTTTGGAATATTCACTACCATATCAATCTCATGGTTGTGGAGCATCTCCAAAGCCTTAGGCGCACCGCCTTCTGCCTCCTCTGATGGCCAGAGCACACGGGTGTTCTCAATGCCATTCTCGGTGAGGAACTTGCTACTACCACCGGTTGCATACAGCTTGTAACCATGCTTAACCAGCATCTGGGCAGCATCGAGCAAATCTACCTTCTGCTTGGCAGAACCTGTAGAAAGCAGGATGTTCTTGGCTGGAATGCGATGACCCACAGAAAGCATACTCTTCAGAAGTGCGGTAGATGTATCGTCGCCCAAGCAACCTACCTCACCGGTACTGCTCATGTCCACACCCAATACAGGGTCCGCCTTCTGCAGACGGTTGAAGCTGAACTGAGAAGCCTTGATACCTACATAGTCGAGATCGAAGAGGTTCTTGTGTGGCTTCTCTACAGGCAAACCGAGCATTACGCGGGTAGCCAACTCGATGAGGTTGATCTTCAATACCTTGCTTACGAATGGGAACGAACGGCTGGCACGAAGGTTACACTCGATAACGAGAATATCATTGTCACGAGCCATGAACTGGATGTTGAACGGACCGTTGATGTGCAACTCCTTGGCAATCTGACGACCAACTCGCTTTACACGACGAACTGTCTCAACATACAACTTCTGAGGAGGGAACTGGATGGTAGCATCGCCTGAGTGAACACCGGCAAACTCGATGTGCTCGGAAATCGCATAGGCAATCACCTCGCCATTCTTTGCCACTGCATCCATCTCAATCTCCTTGGCATGTTCGATAAACTTACTTACTACCACTGGGTGATCCTCACTTACATTGGCAGCCAACTGCAGGAATCGCTTCAGCTCATCCTCGTTAGAACATACGTTCATCGCAGCACCCGAAAGCACATAGCTAGGACGAACCAATACAGGGAAGCCTACACGCTCGATGAAGTTGTCGATGTCCTCCATAGAGGTCAGGGCGCTCCACTCTGGCTGGTTGATGCCGTTGTTGGTCAACATCTGAGAGAACTTGGCACGGTCCTCAGCGTTATCGATGTCCTTGGCAGCAGTACCCAGGATTGGCACGTTCTGTGCATCGAGGTGCATAGCCAGGTTGTTTGGAATCTGACCACCGGTAGATACGATGACGCCATGAGGCTGCTCCATCTCGATGATATCCATCACACGCTCGAAGGTCAACTCGTCGAAGTAGAGACGGTCGCACATATCGTAGTCGGTAGATACGGTCTCTGGGTTGTAGTTGATCATCACTGAGCGCCAGCCTTCCTTGCGGATGGTGTTCAATGCCTGAACGCCACACCAGTCGAACTCCACGGAAGAACCGATGCGGTAAGCACCCGAACCGAGTACGATGATAGAACGGTGGTCGTTCTCGAAGGTGATGTCGCTCTTCACGCCTGCGTAGGTTACATAGAGGTAGTTGGTCTGAGCAGGATACTCTGCAGCCAGGGTATCAATCTGCTTTACTACAGGCAGGATGCCATAGCTCTTGCGCTTGTTGCGAACCAGGAGGGCTGCCTTGTGCATGTTGCCCAACTCCTGCTCCAAGCCCACGGCACGGGCTACCTGGAAGTCGGTAAAGCCGTAAACCTTAGCGGTGCGGAGCAAATCCTGGTCAAGTGTATTGATGTTGCACTTCTTCATCGCCTCGTCGATGTCGATGATGTGCTTCAACTTTTCAAGGAACCACTTGTCAATCTTGGTCAAGTCGTGAATCTGATCTACGGTATAGCCCTTGTGCATTGCCTTTGAAATCACGAACACACGCTTATCTGTTGGCTCGCGCAAAGCTGCATCGATATCATCGATTTCAAGTTCCTTATTCTCTACGAAACCATGCATGCCCTGACCAATCATACGAAGACCCTTCTGGATGGCCTCCTCGAAGTTGCGGCCGATGGCCATTACCTCACCTACTGACTTCATAGATGAACCCAACTCCTTATCTACGCCACGGAACTTAGACAAGTCCCAACGTGGAATCTTACATACCACGTAGTCCAATGCTGGCTCGAAGAAGGCAGATGTGGTCTTGGTTACAGAGTTCTTCAACTCGAACAGACCGTAGCCCATACCGAGCTTGGCTGCAACGAAGGCAAGAGGATAACCAGTAGCCTTAGATGCCAAGGCTGAAGAACGGCTCAAACGGGCATTCACCTCGATTACACGATAATCCTCGCTCTTAGGGTCGAAGGCATACTGCACGTTACACTCACCCACGATTCCGATGTGACGGATAATCTTGATGGCGAGGGCACGGAGCTTATGATACTCAGAATTGCTCAGGGTCTGAGATGGAGCGATGACGATACTCTCACCAGTATGGATTCCCAGTGGGTCGAAGTTCTCCATGTTACAAACTGTGATACAGTTGTCGTAACGGTCGCGAACCACCTCATACTCTATCTCTTTCCAGCCCTTCAAGCTCTTCTCTACCAATACCTGTGGAGAGAATGAGAAGGCCTTCTCTGCGAGTTTGTTCAGCTCCTCCTCGTTGTCTGCGAAACCGGAACCGAGACCACCCAAGGCGTAAGCAGCACGGATGATGACAGGATAGCCGAGCTCTGCAGCAGCCTTGCGGGTCTGCTCGATGTTCTCGCAAGCCTCACTCTTGATGGTCTTCACATTGATTTCATCCAACTTCTCTACGAAGAGCTCACGGTCCTCAGTGTCCATGATAGCCTGAACTGGAGTACCCAATACCTTGACATTATATTTCTCCAGGATGCCCTGGCGATAGAGTTCTACACCACAGTTGAGGGCTGTCTGACCACCGAAGCTGAGGAGGATACCGTCTGGATTTTCCTTCTGGATAACACGCTCTACGAAGTATGGCTGCACTGGCAGGAAGTAAATCTGGTCGGCAACACCTTCTGATGTCTGTACGGTTGCGATATTCGGGTTGATGAGCACAGTCTCGATACCTTCCTCGCGCAATGCCTTCAGGGCCTGCGAACCTGAGTAGTCGAACTCACCTGCTTCACCGATCTTCAAGGCTCCAGAACCTAAGAGGAGCACCTTCTTTATATTTTCGTCTTTCATTATTTTCCTAATTATTTAAGTGTTTCTACAAACTTATCAAACATGAACTCTGTATCCACAGGGCCTGAGCAAGCCTCTGGGTGGAACTGGCTTGAGAACCAAGGGTTCACCCTGTGGCGGATACCCTCGTTAGAGCCATCATTCATATTTACAAAGAGCTCCTCCCAATCGTTGCCCAATGTCTTGGCATCAACGGCATAACCGTGGTTCTGAGAGGTGATATAGCAATTGTTGGTTCCTACCATGCGCACTGGCTGGTTGTGTGAACGGTGACCATACTTCAACTTGTAGATAGTAGCACCGGCTGCCTTAGAAAGCAACTGGTTACCCATACAGATACCGCAGATAGGCTTGCGGCTCTGGCTAATCTGCTTGCGAATAATGTTTACTGCATCCTCGCACATATCTGGGTCGCCAGGACCATTGGCCAGGAACAATCCGTCGAAGTCCATATCGGTGTAATCGTAATTCCATGGCACACGGATCACCTCTACGCCTCTGTTGATGAGGCAACGGATGATGTTTGCCTTCACACCGCAGTCAACGAGAACCACCTTCTTGCCGGCACCCTCGTTATAACGGATAATTTCCTTGCAGCTTACCTGGTCAACGAAGTTTACACCCTCGTAGTTAGCCTCAGGGATGTTGTCTGGTTCATCATCAAAGAGAATCTTACCCATCATCACACCATGTTCACGAAGCACCTTAGTCAACTCACGGGTGTCGATGCCTGTGATTCCTGGCACCTTTTCGCGCTTCAACCAGTCGGCAAGACTCTCCACTGCATTCCAGTGGCTGTACTGCTCGCTGTAATCATTCACGATGATGGCAGAAGCATAAATCTTGTCACTCTCCATGAAGGTTGGCAAACCATTCTCCTCAAAAGTAAATGGTGGCACACCATAGTTGCCCACGAGAGGGAATGTAAGTGTCATCAACTGACCGGCGTAAGAAGGGTCGGTCAAACTCTCTGGATATCCCATCATGGCTGTGTTGAACACAACCTCGCCCGCTACAGGAGCGTCATATCCAAAAGATTTGCCATGGAACTTGGTTCCATCGCTCAAAACTAAGGTTACTTTTTTCATATCTGACATTTGATTCTTTTATTTCATACTTATAAGAGCAAATGAATTCTTCACTCTTCGTTCTTCTCTATTCACTTATTTATGATAAACGTTTTCGATGTAGTTTACAAACGACTGGTTGCAGAGCTTCGTGCCGCCTGGGGTTGGATAATGACCGGTGAAATACCAGTCGCCCTTGTGGTTTGGAATCGCCTCGCGCAAGCCCTCGATGCTCTGGAATACAAGCTGGATAGGAGTGGTCATGCCCTCTGGGCGAAGCATCTCAACAATCTTCTCGTTGATTTCCTCGGTGCTGAATGGCTTGTAGATGGAGCGTACCGGATTGATCTGCTCCTCCTTTGGCTTTGCCAATTCTGCCTTACAAGCCTCATAGGTCTGCTCGATAAGGTCTTCCATCTTGCGCTCTTTCAAGAGCTGGATGGCAGCACGGAACACGCAGAACTCTTCCAGTCTTGCCATATCGATGCCGTAGTAATCCGGATATCGGATCTGAGGGGCACTGGAAACCACTACAATCTTCTTAGGATGCAGACGGTCGAGGATGCGGAGAATACTCTCCTTCAGGGTAGTACCACGCACGATACTATCATCGATAATGACAAGATTATCCACATTCGGCTCGATGCTTCCGTAGGTTACATCATACACATGGCTCGCCAGGTCGTTACGACTGTTGCCCTCAGTGATGAAGGTACGGAGTTTGATATCCTTCCATGCTATCTTCTCTGAGCGGACAAAGTCGCCGAGGATTTCGTATAATTCTTCTTTTGATGGAACATGGTCGAGGTTGGCAATCTGCTCAATCTTGGTCTCATTAAGATACTTCTTGAAACCGCTCAACATGCCATAGTAAGCCACCTCGGCAGTGTTCGGGATATAGCTGAACACGGTGTGGTCTACATCATAATCCACAGCCTTCAGGATAGGCTGGGTCAACTGCTCGCCCAACTGCTTACGCTCCTTATAGATATCCTTGTCGGAACCACGACTGAAGTAGATGCGCTCGAATGAGCAGGCTGAATCGCCCTTCTGCTCCATGATGCGCTCGATGGTACACTCGCCGTTTTTCTTCACGAGAAGCGCCGTGCCCGGCATCAGTTCCTGCACTTCCTCTGCCTCCAGGTCGAAGGTGGTCTGGAGTACAGGGCGCTCGCTGGCTACTACCACGATTTCATCGTTCTTGTAATAGAACGCAGGACGGATGCCCCAAGGGTCGCGCATAGAGAACATTTCACCCGAACCGGTGATACCGCAAACCACATAACCGCCATCAAAGTTCTTCATCGTGGTCTTGAGTACATTGCTCATCTTCACGTGGTCTTCTATATAGTTGGTGATATCGGTATTCTGCATCTCCATCGCCTTTGCAGCTACGAAGTTGCGCTCCACCTCTCTGTCCAGACGGTGGCCCATCAGTTCAAGCATGATGTAGGTGTCGCTGTAGATGCGAGGACTCTGGCCCTGCTTGGTAAGTTCCTCGAAGATTTCATCTACGTTGGTCATGTTGAAGTTACCACAAAGGCAGAGGTTCTTCGCCTTCCAGTTGTTACGTCGCAGGAATGGGTGCACATACTGAATGCCACTCTTTCCAGTGGTACTGTAGCGCAGGTGTCCCATATAAAGTTCGCCTGCGAAAGGCAGTTCCTCTTTAGCGAACTTTGCATCAGCAAGCTGCTCGGGAGTCAGGCTCTTGAAGTTGGCATTCGCCTTGCCGAAGATTTCGGTCACGGCATTCTTGCCCTCTGCACGCTCACGGAACATATACTCATGACCAGGCTTACCGCCCAGTTTGACACAAGCCATACCAGCACCTTCCTGGCCACGGTTGTGCTGCTTCTCCATCATCAGATAGAGTTTGTTGAGTGCGTACATCCAAGTACCATACTTCTGCTGGTAATACTCCAGTGGCTTGAGCAATCTGATCATTGCTACACCACACTCATGTTTCAATGGTTCCATCTCTCTATTATCCTTATCTTATTTAGTTAAATTTGAATATACTTATCCGAGGGATCCCCCTCCAAAAAAAGGGAAACGTCAAGAAATGACGAATCCCTTTATATATTATTCTACAGTAACTGACTTGGCCAAGTTTCTAGGTTGGTCAACGTCCTTGCCCTTACATACAGCTACATGGTAAGCCAAGAGCTGCAAAGGAATGGTAGCCAATAATGGCTCCAGGCACTCCAAGGTCTCAGGGAGTTCAATCACTTCATCGGCAATCTTGGAAATGGTTTCATCGCCATTGCTGACAATAGCAATAACACGACCCTGACGGGCTTTAATCTCCTGGATATTAGACAAGACCTTCTCGTACATGAAGTTGTGGGTAGCAATAACTACCACTGGCATATCGCTGTCAATCAATGCGATAGGACCATGCTTCATCTCCGCTGCAGGATAACCCTCAGCGTGGATGTAGCTAATCTCCTTCAACTTCAATGCACCCTCAAGGGCCACAGGATACTGGAATCCACGGCCCAGATAGATGAAATTGCGAGCGTATGTAAAC of Segatella copri contains these proteins:
- the carB gene encoding carbamoyl-phosphate synthase (glutamine-hydrolyzing) large subunit, translating into MKDENIKKVLLLGSGALKIGEAGEFDYSGSQALKALREEGIETVLINPNIATVQTSEGVADQIYFLPVQPYFVERVIQKENPDGILLSFGGQTALNCGVELYRQGILEKYNVKVLGTPVQAIMDTEDRELFVEKLDEINVKTIKSEACENIEQTRKAAAELGYPVIIRAAYALGGLGSGFADNEEELNKLAEKAFSFSPQVLVEKSLKGWKEIEYEVVRDRYDNCITVCNMENFDPLGIHTGESIVIAPSQTLSNSEYHKLRALAIKIIRHIGIVGECNVQYAFDPKSEDYRVIEVNARLSRSSALASKATGYPLAFVAAKLGMGYGLFELKNSVTKTTSAFFEPALDYVVCKIPRWDLSKFRGVDKELGSSMKSVGEVMAIGRNFEEAIQKGLRMIGQGMHGFVENKELEIDDIDAALREPTDKRVFVISKAMHKGYTVDQIHDLTKIDKWFLEKLKHIIDIDEAMKKCNINTLDQDLLRTAKVYGFTDFQVARAVGLEQELGNMHKAALLVRNKRKSYGILPVVKQIDTLAAEYPAQTNYLYVTYAGVKSDITFENDHRSIIVLGSGAYRIGSSVEFDWCGVQALNTIRKEGWRSVMINYNPETVSTDYDMCDRLYFDELTFERVMDIIEMEQPHGVIVSTGGQIPNNLAMHLDAQNVPILGTAAKDIDNAEDRAKFSQMLTNNGINQPEWSALTSMEDIDNFIERVGFPVLVRPSYVLSGAAMNVCSNEDELKRFLQLAANVSEDHPVVVSKFIEHAKEIEMDAVAKNGEVIAYAISEHIEFAGVHSGDATIQFPPQKLYVETVRRVKRVGRQIAKELHINGPFNIQFMARDNDILVIECNLRASRSFPFVSKVLKINLIELATRVMLGLPVEKPHKNLFDLDYVGIKASQFSFNRLQKADPVLGVDMSSTGEVGCLGDDTSTALLKSMLSVGHRIPAKNILLSTGSAKQKVDLLDAAQMLVKHGYKLYATGGSSKFLTENGIENTRVLWPSEEAEGGAPKALEMLHNHEIDMVVNIPKNLTSSELSNGYKIRRAAIDLNVPLITNSRLASAFIYAFCTTKLEDIDIKAWGEYK
- the carA gene encoding glutamine-hydrolyzing carbamoyl-phosphate synthase small subunit; translation: MKKVTLVLSDGTKFHGKSFGYDAPVAGEVVFNTAMMGYPESLTDPSYAGQLMTLTFPLVGNYGVPPFTFEENGLPTFMESDKIYASAIIVNDYSEQYSHWNAVESLADWLKREKVPGITGIDTRELTKVLREHGVMMGKILFDDEPDNIPEANYEGVNFVDQVSCKEIIRYNEGAGKKVVLVDCGVKANIIRCLINRGVEVIRVPWNYDYTDMDFDGLFLANGPGDPDMCEDAVNIIRKQISQSRKPICGICMGNQLLSKAAGATIYKLKYGHRSHNQPVRMVGTNNCYITSQNHGYAVDAKTLGNDWEELFVNMNDGSNEGIRHRVNPWFSSQFHPEACSGPVDTEFMFDKFVETLK
- a CDS encoding amidophosphoribosyltransferase; the encoded protein is MEPLKHECGVAMIRLLKPLEYYQQKYGTWMYALNKLYLMMEKQHNRGQEGAGMACVKLGGKPGHEYMFRERAEGKNAVTEIFGKANANFKSLTPEQLADAKFAKEELPFAGELYMGHLRYSTTGKSGIQYVHPFLRRNNWKAKNLCLCGNFNMTNVDEIFEELTKQGQSPRIYSDTYIMLELMGHRLDREVERNFVAAKAMEMQNTDITNYIEDHVKMSNVLKTTMKNFDGGYVVCGITGSGEMFSMRDPWGIRPAFYYKNDEIVVVASERPVLQTTFDLEAEEVQELMPGTALLVKKNGECTIERIMEQKGDSACSFERIYFSRGSDKDIYKERKQLGEQLTQPILKAVDYDVDHTVFSYIPNTAEVAYYGMLSGFKKYLNETKIEQIANLDHVPSKEELYEILGDFVRSEKIAWKDIKLRTFITEGNSRNDLASHVYDVTYGSIEPNVDNLVIIDDSIVRGTTLKESILRILDRLHPKKIVVVSSAPQIRYPDYYGIDMARLEEFCVFRAAIQLLKERKMEDLIEQTYEACKAELAKPKEEQINPVRSIYKPFSTEEINEKIVEMLRPEGMTTPIQLVFQSIEGLREAIPNHKGDWYFTGHYPTPGGTKLCNQSFVNYIENVYHK